The genomic DNA CCCGGAGGAGCCTCGATGTCCCTGGCTGCCGCTTTAGACCCTCTCGGCACGAGCGTCTTGGTCCTGAACCGCTTTTACCTGGCGGTTCATGTGATCAACGTCCGCCGCGCATTTGGTCTGCTCTATCGCAACCTGGCCGAGGTGGTGCACCTCGAAGACGGCCAATACGCCAACTACACCTTCGATTCGTGGCGTGAGATCAGCGAGCTGAAGGCTCAGTTCAAGGATCCCGACAGCGATTGGATTCGCTCGGTGAATTTTGAAATTCAGGTGCCGCGGGTCATCCGCTTGTTGACCTACGACCGCCTGCCGAAACAGACGGTGCGGTTCAATCGCCGCAACATCTTTGCTCGCGACAGCAACCGCTGCCAATACTGTGGCCACCGGTTCCCGACGAGCGAATTGAGCCTGGACCACGTGGTGCCGCGCAGCCAAGGCGGCGACACGTCTTGGGAAAACATCGTCTGCTGCTGCGTGCAATGCAACGTCCGCAAGGGCGGGCGCACGCCGCAAGAGGCGCACCTGAAGCTGATCAAGCAGCCCGTCCGGCCGAAGCGCAGCCCGTTGTTGACGATCAAACTGGGCAACCCGAAGTACGAAAGCTGGAAGTCGTTCCTCGATAGCGCCTATTGGTCGGTCGACCTGAAATAGGGCCGATTTCCCAGTCGACCTGAAAGCGACGTGCTGTGCGGGCGGCAATTGCACGGCACAAGCGTGCGAACCGCGCAGCCGCAAAACCGGCACAGCGCACGCACAGCAGGACGCCAGCCCGACGCAGTGATCCAGCCCGACGCAGTAAACCGATCGGCGGTTACTTGTCGGTCAGCGGAGTTTTCTTCTCGGTGATCACCGTGCACTTCGGCGCCTTCTCGGCGTTCAGCGCAACGAAGCTTCTCCACTCGTCGGGCACGTTGTCTTCGTGATAGATGGCCTCAACGGGGCATTCCGGCACGCAGGCCTCGCAATCGATGCATTCATCGGGGTGGATGTAGAGCATCGTTTCGCCCTCGTAGAAGCATTCCACGGGGCAGACCACCACGCAGTCGGTATAGCGGCAGCCGTCACAAGGCTGGCAAACGACGTGTGTCATTGCGAAGGTTTCTCCTGGCTGATGCGAAGTCTTCGAGCACTTCGTCGGACGTTCCGGCAATCACGCTGCAGTCATTCGACCGGCCCTCGGGCGGAACCGCATCGCGCGCGATTCTGACGGGCTGTCGAGGCTGGTTAACGAGACGACTTGGTCCGCGAGACTACTCGGTCGGCACGACAAAAGGACGGCCACCAAGGGTGTGGCAAGTGCTTACAGGCGTTGTACTTGACCACGGTTGCCGCCACGAATGGTGGGAATGTTAGGCAGTCGAGGCAACTGCGTCAAGCCAGTGAAATCATTGCGATTTGCCGAGCGCGA from Pirellulales bacterium includes the following:
- a CDS encoding HNH endonuclease, giving the protein MSLAAALDPLGTSVLVLNRFYLAVHVINVRRAFGLLYRNLAEVVHLEDGQYANYTFDSWREISELKAQFKDPDSDWIRSVNFEIQVPRVIRLLTYDRLPKQTVRFNRRNIFARDSNRCQYCGHRFPTSELSLDHVVPRSQGGDTSWENIVCCCVQCNVRKGGRTPQEAHLKLIKQPVRPKRSPLLTIKLGNPKYESWKSFLDSAYWSVDLK
- a CDS encoding ferredoxin family protein; amino-acid sequence: MTHVVCQPCDGCRYTDCVVVCPVECFYEGETMLYIHPDECIDCEACVPECPVEAIYHEDNVPDEWRSFVALNAEKAPKCTVITEKKTPLTDK